Proteins encoded together in one Aminipila butyrica window:
- a CDS encoding M56 family metallopeptidase, which translates to MIETIITSSALILMITALRYLLRGKISLRLQYALWLLVAIRLLLPFSLFENPVSMMNAFADLTRDYPAAAEPTNFINKALLPDDSPTIPSVQNALGDSITTASRVNWESTARWIWLSGLTISGGFFAVSNIRLLRKLKHLRKKVDMPSCPLPVYMAEGLSSPCLYGISKPAIYITPKSFSDKKRTEYVIAHELTHYDQKDQIWSFVRILCLCIHWFNPFVWMAVVLSRRDSELACDERTLGRIGPENRLEYGRILIEMMTAPRKPSDIFCCATTMTGGNKEIKERIMCIAKQPKTLMFTWCIVVVVALTAVALTFGGAARKEPLSLAQNSDTTRDYAVGNSENQVLHAQDLWAAKTPYVGNNSAVGKLLRLLPLPEGFQPDHFALRTTGNERGIEWILQGDETASYERSGFNLDALIIFALIDNVEDLYITMLDTEQEETSFHYDRTWVNETVGCDVRGYGESPEKFQELLTLFARADAFAQYNIFKIGKNGEVLKDNFLADQQLALSIIEDYMVKSAPGEGVDASTLEGGYLIRQVFPEAVESRDYYAYLKKDGTAVLQSGAHGRYSILSPQLYSQLAQSVEMMTTDSWLENKYTQSAPRPSFPDLLWFAPDDQNGYCAAAYQDVSRQQMEQYLKTLNQAGWQTTRDLYKHTKLGGLYQKGRQTIRIQFYDEQEVILYFSLNQN; encoded by the coding sequence ATGATAGAAACCATCATTACATCTTCTGCTTTAATTCTCATGATTACCGCTCTGCGGTATCTGCTTCGGGGCAAAATTTCCTTGCGGCTGCAATATGCCTTGTGGCTGCTGGTAGCGATTCGGCTGCTCCTACCCTTTTCCCTATTTGAAAATCCAGTCAGTATGATGAATGCTTTCGCCGATTTGACAAGGGATTATCCAGCAGCCGCAGAACCGACCAATTTTATAAATAAGGCGTTATTACCTGACGATTCTCCAACAATACCAAGCGTTCAGAACGCATTAGGCGATTCAATCACTACAGCAAGCCGCGTCAACTGGGAATCTACAGCACGCTGGATCTGGCTCAGCGGTTTGACTATCAGCGGAGGCTTCTTTGCCGTCTCCAACATTCGTCTTCTTCGAAAGCTCAAACACTTAAGGAAGAAAGTAGACATGCCATCATGCCCATTGCCTGTTTATATGGCAGAAGGCCTGTCTTCCCCTTGTTTATACGGAATCAGCAAACCTGCTATTTATATCACTCCTAAGAGCTTTTCCGACAAAAAACGAACAGAATATGTGATTGCCCATGAACTGACACATTACGACCAAAAGGATCAGATCTGGTCTTTTGTCCGCATTCTCTGCTTGTGTATACACTGGTTTAATCCATTCGTGTGGATGGCGGTTGTCCTGTCCCGCAGAGATAGTGAGCTGGCCTGTGACGAGAGAACTCTTGGCAGAATCGGGCCAGAAAACCGTTTGGAATATGGCAGAATACTGATTGAGATGATGACCGCTCCGCGAAAGCCTTCTGACATTTTTTGCTGTGCCACCACGATGACTGGAGGCAATAAAGAAATAAAGGAGCGCATTATGTGCATTGCCAAACAACCGAAAACCCTTATGTTTACTTGGTGCATCGTGGTGGTGGTTGCATTGACAGCAGTGGCGCTTACCTTCGGAGGAGCGGCCAGAAAAGAACCGCTTTCTCTGGCTCAGAACAGTGACACAACAAGAGATTACGCTGTCGGCAACAGCGAAAATCAAGTGCTCCATGCACAAGATCTATGGGCCGCAAAGACACCTTATGTGGGAAATAATTCCGCAGTGGGCAAGCTGCTTCGCCTTTTGCCACTGCCAGAAGGCTTTCAACCGGATCACTTTGCCTTGCGCACAACGGGAAATGAGCGGGGCATAGAGTGGATTCTTCAAGGAGATGAAACAGCATCCTATGAACGCAGTGGATTTAACCTGGATGCGTTGATTATATTTGCCTTGATTGACAATGTAGAAGATTTATATATAACAATGCTGGATACCGAACAAGAGGAAACATCTTTTCACTACGACCGCACCTGGGTTAACGAAACAGTCGGTTGTGATGTACGGGGGTATGGGGAAAGCCCGGAAAAATTTCAGGAGCTGCTTACTCTTTTCGCAAGGGCGGACGCCTTTGCCCAATACAATATTTTCAAGATCGGAAAAAATGGGGAGGTTCTAAAGGATAACTTTCTCGCCGACCAACAGCTGGCATTAAGTATTATCGAGGATTATATGGTCAAATCCGCCCCAGGGGAAGGCGTTGATGCCTCTACCTTGGAAGGGGGCTATCTCATCCGGCAGGTATTCCCAGAAGCTGTTGAAAGCCGTGATTATTATGCCTATTTAAAAAAAGACGGTACCGCCGTCCTTCAGTCGGGTGCCCATGGCCGATACAGTATCCTATCCCCTCAGCTTTACTCACAATTAGCTCAATCAGTTGAAATGATGACCACAGATTCATGGCTTGAAAACAAGTACACGCAAAGTGCTCCGCGGCCAAGTTTCCCTGATCTGCTTTGGTTTGCACCGGATGACCAGAATGGGTACTGCGCTGCTGCTTATCAAGATGTCAGCCGCCAGCAGATGGAGCAATATCTTAAGACATTAAATCAAGCTGGTTGGCAGACAACCCGAGACTTATATAAACATACAAAACTAGGCGGCCTCTACCAAAAAGGCCGTCAAACCATCCGCATCCAATTTTACGATGAGCAAGAAGTAATCCTCTATTTTTCATTAAACCAGAATTGA
- a CDS encoding BlaI/MecI/CopY family transcriptional regulator, which translates to MVNDNHILGKSEWHIMEKLWETAPRTYVQLCHELKENPGWSRSTVQTMLARMTEKGLLRYEVVGRAKHYYPNVARDDAAIAETRSLLARAFDGSASLMMSTLVRKKQLTKEEIDELYTILQEAEEKK; encoded by the coding sequence ATGGTAAATGATAATCATATTCTGGGAAAAAGCGAATGGCACATTATGGAGAAGCTCTGGGAGACAGCTCCCCGCACTTATGTCCAGCTTTGTCATGAATTAAAAGAAAATCCCGGCTGGAGCCGCAGCACGGTGCAAACGATGCTGGCACGCATGACGGAGAAAGGGCTCCTTCGTTATGAGGTTGTAGGACGGGCAAAACACTATTACCCAAATGTTGCCCGAGACGATGCAGCCATAGCCGAAACCCGTTCCCTGCTGGCACGAGCCTTTGATGGTTCTGCCAGTCTGATGATGAGCACCTTAGTGCGCAAAAAACAGCTTACCAAAGAGGAAATCGACGAACTTTACACCATCTTGCAGGAAGCGGAGGAGAAAAAATGA
- the spoIVA gene encoding stage IV sporulation protein A encodes MENLNIYESIWERTQGDIYVGIVGPVRTGKSTFIKRFMDLLVVPNIENSYVKERLQDELPQSGSGRTITTTEPKFVPAEAVPFQLEGNMNFKMRMVDCVGYMVPGAMGHVEEGKARMVSTPWSANKIPFEEAAEVGTRKVIRDHSTIGIAVTTDGTISDIDREAYLGAEERIIRELKELKKPFVVIVNSTEPTGQAARKATQDIKDRFQVPVRAVNCAKMNEATVKEILNDALMQFPASQINFYFPGFVEGLSQEHWIKSAIISGIKEWIKELDNVEQVKQSISTLEDGQLISGITITNMDLGTGDIDVQVEMVSGLFYKVVEELMEQPVKNDYQFFELLKEFASSKKAYDKLRDAMVQVEECGYGIVQPKLTEMVLDEPEIFKQGNKYGVCLRAKAPSLHIVKTNISTEISPIVGTEKQSEDLVRYLLTEFESEPAKIWETNIFGKSLQEMVTEQMENKLSNVPEHIRGKVQRSLQKISDEGKDYFICIIL; translated from the coding sequence ATGGAGAATTTGAACATATATGAAAGTATCTGGGAAAGGACGCAGGGTGATATCTACGTGGGCATCGTAGGGCCGGTCCGCACTGGAAAATCCACTTTCATTAAGAGATTCATGGACCTTTTGGTGGTGCCCAACATCGAGAACAGCTATGTAAAAGAACGGTTGCAGGATGAACTTCCTCAGAGCGGATCCGGGAGGACTATCACCACCACCGAACCTAAATTTGTGCCTGCGGAGGCTGTTCCTTTTCAGCTGGAAGGCAATATGAACTTTAAGATGCGCATGGTGGATTGCGTAGGCTATATGGTGCCGGGAGCTATGGGACACGTTGAAGAAGGAAAGGCTCGAATGGTTAGTACCCCTTGGAGTGCCAACAAAATCCCCTTTGAAGAAGCCGCGGAAGTGGGAACGAGGAAGGTCATTCGGGACCATTCCACCATCGGCATTGCTGTGACCACCGACGGCACCATCAGCGACATTGACCGGGAAGCATACTTGGGGGCGGAGGAACGAATTATCCGCGAATTAAAAGAGCTGAAAAAGCCATTTGTGGTTATTGTCAACAGTACAGAGCCTACGGGCCAGGCAGCCCGCAAGGCGACACAGGATATAAAAGATCGGTTCCAGGTACCAGTTCGGGCGGTGAACTGTGCGAAGATGAATGAGGCGACGGTTAAAGAAATTCTTAACGATGCCTTGATGCAGTTCCCAGCTTCACAAATTAACTTTTATTTTCCAGGATTTGTAGAGGGACTCTCTCAGGAGCACTGGATTAAGTCAGCCATTATTTCCGGCATTAAGGAATGGATTAAGGAACTAGATAATGTAGAACAGGTAAAGCAATCTATCAGCACTTTGGAAGATGGTCAGCTGATATCAGGTATCACCATTACCAATATGGATTTAGGCACAGGGGATATCGACGTCCAGGTGGAAATGGTCAGCGGGCTCTTTTACAAGGTGGTGGAAGAGCTCATGGAGCAGCCAGTGAAAAATGATTACCAATTCTTCGAACTGCTCAAGGAGTTTGCTTCCTCCAAGAAGGCTTATGATAAGCTGCGAGATGCGATGGTTCAGGTAGAGGAATGCGGCTACGGTATCGTTCAGCCAAAGCTGACGGAAATGGTCCTGGATGAGCCGGAAATCTTTAAGCAGGGCAATAAATATGGCGTCTGCCTGCGCGCTAAAGCCCCGTCCCTGCACATTGTCAAGACGAATATCTCCACAGAAATATCTCCTATTGTAGGCACGGAAAAACAGTCAGAGGACTTAGTCCGGTATCTGCTGACAGAATTTGAAAGTGAACCAGCTAAAATTTGGGAGACAAATATATTTGGAAAATCTCTCCAGGAAATGGTTACGGAGCAGATGGAGAACAAGTTATCTAATGTGCCGGAACACATCCGGGGCAAGGTACAGCGGTCCCTGCAAAAGATCAGCGACGAGGGCAAGGACTACTTTATCTGCATCATCCTTTAA
- a CDS encoding sialate O-acetylesterase, whose protein sequence is MNSSKRARNFVFRLLGLIFTVILLAGCSQSEESKINQLIQVDDNRYQIQVEDENSLVLRLPEGRPRIPQLSCKGAQVTQAVFPDGYQDAMAKIQTADQYYTVRFTKDASLGFELQYDDRYKFTPKTLGVATFTSSNPQVAKVDELGNVTVVGVSDQGATITASDGSQEEKLVITRTIKAPLDIYLITGQSNASYYYAEPEMATVTKPGTAYHYSELVGGMEICPMNDKDGAMQRGNLEAAMSRTLYDLTGKKVLLINAGVSGRKIETFLPGTGDSYRYIDQVWQNIQRYLHDETYLSHYEPRIKSYIWAQGESDVNTAVSIYKADYIKLHQLLTSPDYGFQYGFIIKVRSIYAQSAEAQEELADENADIAIATRSADKFSVENGKMRFDDLHYSQIGDNLLGEETAKAMALADENGIDAVTGNFD, encoded by the coding sequence ATGAATAGCAGCAAAAGAGCACGAAATTTTGTCTTTAGATTATTAGGTTTAATTTTTACAGTCATTCTCTTAGCTGGATGCAGCCAATCAGAAGAGAGTAAAATCAACCAGCTGATTCAGGTAGACGACAATCGCTATCAAATACAAGTTGAAGATGAAAACAGCTTGGTGCTTCGGTTGCCGGAAGGACGGCCCCGGATACCTCAGCTGAGCTGCAAGGGAGCCCAAGTGACCCAGGCTGTCTTTCCAGACGGCTATCAGGACGCCATGGCCAAAATTCAAACAGCAGACCAGTATTATACGGTGCGTTTTACCAAAGATGCGTCTCTGGGCTTTGAGCTGCAATATGACGACCGCTATAAGTTTACACCGAAGACTCTTGGGGTTGCTACTTTTACCAGCAGCAATCCGCAGGTGGCAAAGGTGGACGAACTGGGCAATGTAACGGTAGTTGGAGTCAGTGACCAAGGGGCTACTATTACCGCCAGTGATGGCAGCCAGGAGGAAAAGCTGGTGATTACCAGGACCATTAAGGCACCTCTGGATATCTACCTCATTACCGGACAGAGCAACGCCTCCTATTATTACGCAGAACCAGAAATGGCTACCGTGACGAAGCCGGGAACGGCCTACCACTACAGTGAGCTCGTCGGCGGCATGGAGATTTGCCCGATGAATGATAAAGACGGGGCGATGCAGCGAGGAAACCTGGAAGCGGCCATGAGCAGAACACTCTATGACCTGACAGGCAAAAAGGTTTTGCTGATCAACGCGGGAGTCAGCGGCAGGAAAATTGAAACTTTTCTGCCAGGAACCGGCGATTCCTATCGGTACATTGATCAGGTTTGGCAGAATATCCAGCGATATCTTCACGACGAGACGTATTTAAGTCACTACGAGCCCCGAATTAAAAGTTACATATGGGCTCAGGGCGAATCGGATGTGAATACGGCGGTAAGCATCTACAAAGCCGACTACATAAAGTTGCACCAGCTCCTGACCAGCCCAGATTACGGCTTTCAATATGGCTTTATCATTAAGGTGCGGTCAATATATGCCCAATCTGCTGAGGCGCAGGAAGAACTGGCTGATGAAAATGCAGATATTGCCATCGCCACCCGTTCTGCGGATAAATTCTCTGTGGAAAACGGCAAGATGCGCTTTGACGACCTGCATTATTCTCAGATTGGGGACAACTTGCTGGGCGAAGAGACGGCTAAAGCCATGGCTTTGGCTGACGAAAATGGCATCGATGCGGTCACCGGAAATTTCGATTGA
- a CDS encoding MFS transporter: MSNIDNKKQRATLIVVVVTAFITTFTGSALNLSVPDIGSEFQVSAQLVGWTVTAYMLASAAFSVPFGRIADITSRKKVLVMGILVFALCSLAAAFAWNIQIILALRAVQGFGAAMIFSTNIAVLISAFPETDRGKVLGYSTASTYIGLSAGPVLGGLFNHYFGWRSIFILTFAVSAVVFVIAAKGLPKAEKKEEKVDYDLLGNLLYITMIVCVLYGLSAFSASVLAKILLPVGLGSALLFGRHEWRVRQPIVELRLFAHNLSYTLSNMAALMNYGATFAISYLLSIYLQVVMGYSSQTAGLILVAQPVVMAVLSPYTGRLSDRISPFKLASFGMGLCACCLLFFSFLSESFPLWTILAALVVAGVGVAFFSSPNTNAVMACVDKKDYSVASSLLATMRTIGHTSSMAIVTFVVGINMGATALAEAQPQVLIKTMHISFMIFTGICAIGVFFSLKRK; the protein is encoded by the coding sequence ATGAGTAATATAGATAACAAAAAACAGCGGGCTACTCTTATCGTTGTGGTAGTAACCGCTTTCATAACCACATTTACGGGCAGTGCCCTGAACTTGTCTGTGCCGGATATCGGTTCGGAGTTCCAGGTCAGCGCCCAACTGGTGGGCTGGACCGTCACCGCGTATATGTTGGCCTCTGCGGCCTTTTCGGTACCTTTTGGGCGTATTGCCGATATTACTTCCAGAAAGAAAGTATTGGTAATGGGCATTCTCGTCTTTGCCCTGTGCTCTCTGGCTGCGGCTTTTGCTTGGAATATTCAAATCATCCTTGCGCTGCGAGCTGTTCAGGGGTTTGGAGCTGCTATGATTTTTAGCACAAATATCGCGGTACTGATCAGTGCTTTTCCGGAAACAGATAGGGGCAAGGTCTTGGGCTATTCTACAGCATCGACCTACATCGGCCTCTCGGCAGGACCGGTGTTAGGAGGCCTTTTCAACCACTATTTTGGCTGGAGATCGATCTTTATATTGACCTTTGCAGTTAGTGCTGTCGTCTTTGTTATAGCAGCTAAGGGACTGCCAAAGGCAGAAAAGAAGGAAGAAAAGGTAGATTACGATTTACTGGGCAACCTCCTTTATATCACCATGATTGTCTGCGTTCTCTACGGACTGTCGGCCTTTTCGGCTTCAGTACTGGCAAAGATTCTGCTGCCTGTGGGGCTGGGATCAGCGTTGCTGTTTGGACGGCACGAATGGAGAGTTCGTCAGCCTATCGTGGAGCTGCGGCTGTTTGCCCACAATCTGTCTTATACCTTATCTAACATGGCAGCCCTGATGAACTATGGCGCTACATTTGCTATCAGCTATCTGCTGTCCATCTATCTTCAGGTGGTCATGGGTTACAGCTCTCAGACCGCGGGCCTGATTTTGGTGGCTCAGCCGGTGGTCATGGCCGTTCTGTCCCCCTATACAGGCAGACTGTCGGACCGGATTTCGCCCTTCAAGCTGGCGTCTTTCGGCATGGGCCTGTGTGCCTGTTGCCTGTTGTTTTTCTCTTTTTTGTCAGAGAGCTTCCCACTATGGACTATTCTAGCAGCCCTGGTGGTAGCTGGAGTGGGGGTCGCTTTCTTCTCATCGCCTAACACCAATGCGGTTATGGCTTGTGTGGACAAGAAAGATTACAGTGTAGCATCTTCGCTACTAGCCACCATGCGGACAATTGGTCACACCTCCAGTATGGCCATCGTTACGTTTGTAGTCGGTATCAACATGGGCGCCACTGCGCTGGCAGAAGCTCAACCTCAGGTGCTCATAAAGACCATGCATATATCCTTTATGATATTTACCGGGATCTGCGCTATAGGGGTATTTTTCTCCCTGAAGCGGAAATAA
- a CDS encoding PstS family phosphate ABC transporter substrate-binding protein produces MVPFLNSGEEKEGEPAKTEEEAAKAEEEEKEPVEGIAIGGTGVLREYFAPALAAYMEVEEKEAKAFCSSKNYSDGYKELIAGKLQILFTEAPTDKENELAEKAGLELKSVPILNGGLVFLINEANPVKDLTLAQIQGIYDGTITNWKDLGGEDLPIIAYQRSENTGGQSGLYKYVLSKEKLEKTSRKLKLSTTADLAEAVAAEKGAIGYTYYYYVNKLETSEGTELAAVNSIEPNADTIGEGQYPLTTYTYAVIAVAAAEEAADSQDSTKEPAEEPSEAELKAAEKLKTEQQEQLRANLRFIQWILREDGQALAADKGFVKHND; encoded by the coding sequence ATGGTGCCCTTTCTCAACAGCGGGGAAGAGAAGGAAGGGGAGCCAGCCAAAACAGAGGAAGAAGCGGCTAAAGCGGAAGAGGAAGAAAAAGAGCCTGTAGAAGGCATAGCCATAGGCGGAACCGGCGTCTTAAGAGAATATTTTGCACCAGCATTGGCAGCCTACATGGAAGTAGAAGAAAAGGAAGCGAAAGCTTTTTGCAGCTCTAAGAATTATAGTGACGGCTATAAGGAACTTATAGCGGGAAAGCTGCAAATTCTCTTTACAGAAGCACCGACGGATAAAGAGAACGAACTGGCAGAGAAAGCCGGTTTGGAGTTAAAATCGGTGCCGATTTTAAACGGGGGATTGGTATTTTTGATAAATGAAGCCAATCCGGTAAAGGATCTCACCTTAGCTCAAATTCAGGGTATCTATGATGGTACCATCACCAACTGGAAGGACTTAGGTGGAGAAGACCTGCCAATTATTGCCTATCAACGGTCCGAGAATACAGGAGGCCAGAGCGGTCTTTACAAATACGTGCTCAGCAAAGAAAAACTGGAAAAGACTTCCAGAAAGTTGAAGCTGTCCACCACAGCCGATCTTGCAGAAGCCGTGGCAGCTGAAAAAGGCGCCATCGGATATACTTATTACTACTATGTGAATAAGCTGGAGACCAGCGAAGGCACCGAACTAGCGGCTGTCAACTCCATAGAGCCTAATGCAGATACCATCGGTGAAGGCCAGTATCCATTGACTACGTATACCTATGCGGTGATAGCTGTAGCAGCGGCCGAAGAAGCTGCTGACAGCCAGGATTCAACTAAAGAGCCAGCAGAAGAGCCTAGTGAGGCAGAGCTTAAGGCCGCTGAAAAGTTGAAGACAGAGCAGCAGGAACAGTTGAGGGCTAACCTGCGGTTCATCCAGTGGATTTTGCGGGAGGATGGTCAGGCATTAGCGGCAGATAAGGGCTTCGTAAAACATAACGATTGA
- the cls gene encoding cardiolipin synthase, which produces MYLFYPTLSRIPNMIAVLFVMNMIIACTIIFLERKNPSATLAWIMILFLLPGVGIIFYFFFSQNLSRKKIFKLTRSEEEAIGKSLQRQIDEMKRGEHVFTTGAAQCWSDLIRLNQVYGRAYFTQDNKVRIFTDGKEMLNKLLKDIRRARNTINIQYFIIKNDQVGRQLLDALVDKAKQGVEVRLLIDAMGGRQISMRTAGIRALLAAGGQVAFFFPPKFKFLNMKLNYRNHRKIVVIDGQIGYIGGFNIAKEYLGLKKKFGYWRDTHLRVLGGCVQDLNARFIMDWRFASKEEIVLSEAYYSGIIKEGCTGVQIVSSGPDEGRSQIKRGYMKAITSARKNIYIQTPYFVPDNSMLESLKMAAQSGVEVRLMIPCMPDHMFVYWATYAYAGEMIRSGARVFIYNQGFLHAKTLVADGEVVSIGSANFDVRSFKLNFEANAFLFDEKEAAKMETIFERDMRASYELTRELYDQRGLVIKFKESIARLLTDIL; this is translated from the coding sequence TTGTATTTATTTTATCCAACATTGAGCCGTATCCCCAACATGATAGCTGTTCTATTCGTCATGAACATGATTATCGCATGTACCATCATATTTTTAGAACGAAAAAACCCGTCGGCCACCTTGGCCTGGATTATGATTCTCTTTCTGCTGCCAGGAGTTGGGATTATTTTTTACTTCTTTTTTTCCCAGAACTTGTCCAGAAAGAAAATTTTTAAGCTGACCCGATCGGAGGAAGAGGCCATCGGCAAATCTCTCCAGCGACAGATTGATGAGATGAAGCGGGGGGAACACGTCTTCACTACAGGGGCGGCCCAATGCTGGTCTGACCTGATTCGCTTAAACCAAGTCTACGGGCGGGCCTATTTCACCCAGGACAATAAGGTACGAATCTTTACGGACGGCAAGGAGATGCTGAACAAGCTGCTGAAGGATATCCGAAGAGCTCGTAATACCATTAACATTCAATATTTTATCATCAAGAACGATCAGGTGGGCAGGCAGCTGTTAGACGCCCTGGTAGATAAAGCCAAACAGGGAGTGGAGGTCCGGCTGTTGATTGACGCGATGGGCGGCCGACAAATCTCCATGCGGACGGCAGGCATTCGAGCTCTGCTGGCAGCGGGAGGTCAGGTGGCCTTTTTCTTTCCGCCAAAGTTCAAGTTCCTGAATATGAAACTAAATTATCGAAACCATCGGAAAATTGTGGTCATCGACGGCCAGATTGGTTATATCGGCGGATTCAATATCGCCAAGGAATATCTGGGTCTGAAGAAAAAATTTGGTTACTGGCGGGATACGCACCTGCGAGTGCTGGGGGGATGCGTGCAGGATCTCAATGCCCGTTTCATCATGGACTGGCGCTTTGCCTCTAAAGAAGAGATTGTGCTGTCAGAAGCCTATTACAGCGGTATCATTAAGGAAGGCTGCACTGGAGTCCAGATTGTATCCTCCGGTCCCGATGAAGGCAGGTCCCAGATTAAGCGGGGCTACATGAAAGCTATCACTTCTGCCAGGAAGAATATTTATATTCAAACTCCTTATTTTGTGCCTGACAACAGCATGCTGGAATCCCTAAAGATGGCGGCACAGTCTGGAGTAGAGGTTCGGTTGATGATTCCCTGCATGCCGGATCACATGTTTGTGTATTGGGCGACTTATGCTTATGCCGGGGAAATGATACGCTCCGGAGCCCGAGTTTTCATCTACAACCAGGGATTTCTCCATGCGAAGACTCTGGTAGCCGATGGCGAGGTGGTCTCGATCGGTTCTGCAAACTTTGATGTCAGAAGCTTTAAATTAAATTTTGAGGCCAACGCCTTTCTCTTTGATGAAAAGGAAGCAGCGAAAATGGAGACGATTTTCGAGCGGGATATGAGAGCCAGCTACGAACTGACGAGGGAACTCTACGACCAGCGGGGACTGGTCATTAAATTTAAGGAATCGATCGCCAGGCTGCTGACGGACATTCTATGA
- a CDS encoding LysM peptidoglycan-binding domain-containing protein, translating into MKRKCYCVAVHTVVAGDTLYSICKQYNVSVCDLMMANNIQNPYNLRVGTKICIPGDMDNAGNMEPTEPACRGILYTVERGDTLYMIAKMHRVTLNSIMEANPDIDPYNLRVGMKICIPQ; encoded by the coding sequence ATGAAAAGAAAATGTTACTGTGTAGCGGTCCATACGGTTGTGGCCGGGGATACTCTCTATTCCATCTGCAAGCAGTACAATGTGTCCGTCTGCGATTTGATGATGGCCAACAACATCCAAAATCCATACAACCTGCGAGTAGGAACGAAAATCTGCATCCCAGGGGATATGGATAACGCCGGCAATATGGAACCTACAGAACCAGCTTGCCGCGGCATCCTATACACGGTGGAGCGGGGAGATACCCTCTACATGATTGCTAAGATGCACCGGGTGACGCTGAACTCCATCATGGAAGCGAATCCGGACATCGACCCATATAACTTGAGAGTGGGAATGAAAATCTGCATTCCCCAGTAA
- a CDS encoding site-2 protease family protein — MRRFFNPTFFVLLLVMAGMAWMGGRFSNPLDWLMGMALSLPAIVIGLSFHEFGHAVAAYKLGDMTPKYQGRVTLNPLAHIDPFGFLCLMVAGFGWGVPVQVDPRNFKNPRRDELIVSVAGVCMNLLLAVIAGGILKLFYTFAAGFMTLSYMGGVVQQILVYVIIINLVLMIFNLLPIPPLDGFGIITEVFNLKQTEFYYKIYDKGFLILMVLIVFNITDLVLNPLVSLCYRGIMAIFF; from the coding sequence TTGAGGCGATTTTTTAATCCTACATTTTTTGTTTTACTGCTGGTTATGGCCGGTATGGCCTGGATGGGAGGCCGATTTTCCAATCCGCTGGATTGGCTTATGGGGATGGCCTTGTCCCTTCCAGCTATTGTTATCGGTCTGTCCTTTCACGAGTTTGGACACGCCGTGGCAGCCTATAAGCTGGGCGATATGACGCCAAAGTATCAGGGTCGGGTGACGCTGAATCCGTTGGCACATATAGATCCCTTTGGTTTTCTCTGCCTGATGGTAGCGGGTTTTGGCTGGGGTGTTCCGGTTCAGGTCGACCCGCGAAATTTCAAGAATCCCCGCAGGGATGAGCTTATTGTATCGGTGGCTGGAGTCTGCATGAATCTGCTGCTGGCAGTAATTGCCGGGGGCATTTTGAAATTGTTTTATACCTTTGCTGCCGGGTTCATGACTTTATCTTACATGGGTGGCGTGGTGCAGCAAATCCTCGTCTACGTGATTATTATCAATCTGGTACTGATGATTTTTAATTTGCTGCCGATTCCTCCGCTAGACGGCTTTGGCATCATCACGGAGGTTTTCAACCTAAAGCAGACGGAATTCTACTATAAAATCTACGACAAAGGCTTTCTGATTCTCATGGTATTAATTGTATTCAACATTACAGACCTCGTGCTGAATCCCTTAGTGAGCCTTTGCTACAGAGGTATTATGGCTATCTTTTTCTAG
- a CDS encoding winged helix-turn-helix transcriptional regulator, with translation MENLKATKCTPSEDVNVRPFAYAASLINGKWKMHILFWLWKAEVLRYNQLKRALGPVTHKMLSAQLKELELDGIICRREYPQVPPKVEYSLTETGQSLMPILNALCTWGQEHIPQDWSLN, from the coding sequence ATGGAAAACTTAAAGGCCACGAAATGTACCCCATCAGAGGATGTAAACGTCCGCCCTTTTGCCTATGCCGCCTCCCTCATTAATGGCAAGTGGAAAATGCACATCCTCTTCTGGCTGTGGAAAGCAGAAGTCCTTCGCTACAACCAATTAAAACGAGCCTTGGGTCCGGTAACCCATAAAATGCTCAGTGCTCAGCTGAAAGAACTGGAGCTGGACGGAATCATCTGCCGCAGGGAATACCCTCAAGTTCCCCCAAAGGTAGAATACAGCCTGACAGAAACCGGCCAATCCCTAATGCCTATTTTAAACGCGCTCTGCACCTGGGGGCAGGAGCATATTCCCCAAGACTGGAGTTTAAACTGA